The nucleotide sequence GTACAAATGAGAACCGAAACAGAAAGTTTCATTATTTTTTATTTCAAATATAATATGTAAAAACAGGAAAACCTGTTATTCGAGGAAATTAATCTCTCCGAAAATCACCGTTTTGCCATGCTTCTATAAATTTTGCCCATGCAAATGGGTTGAAAATATTCATAGGTGGTCTTTGTCCGGCATAGTAGAATTTTTCAGCTTCTCTTCTTAAGTAATAGCTTTGATTTTCCCTGGGATCCATTGTCATTGCAGCACCCATTTCTCTCAATATTTCCCTGTCAAGGTTTCTTTTAGCTCTTTCTAAATCATCGTCAGGTAAGTCAAGACTCAAAAAAGCTTCTCTAAACTGTTCCTTTGTTGGCCATGGATAAACTATTGTTTCAGATAAATGAACGGTATCTCTGGTCATAAGCTTTATGATTGAATACCTCTTCTCATCCAAATT is from Chitinophagaceae bacterium and encodes:
- a CDS encoding carboxypeptidase-like regulatory domain-containing protein, with protein sequence MRLLFLLFFLFSTSIIHANTGSNSGKIIQFSGVIMSSDSLIGLPYTHIIIKNKLRGTASNAEGVFSFVAETGDTIIFSALGYNDEKYVIPENLDEKRYSIIKLMTRDTVHLSETIVYPWPTKEQFREAFLSLDLPDDDLERAKRNLDREILREMGAAMTMDPRENQSYYLRREAEKFYYAGQRPPMNIFNPFAWAKFIEAWQNGDFRRD